The following proteins come from a genomic window of Miscanthus floridulus cultivar M001 chromosome 2, ASM1932011v1, whole genome shotgun sequence:
- the LOC136538717 gene encoding peroxidase 27-like: MAARPVLPPPALLLVLPLLLLLAASPAAHGNGYGDAASKLRVGFYKDPCPDAEAIVRRIVAKAVHEDPTANAPLLRLHFHDCFVRGCEGSVLINSTKGNTAEKDAKPNLTLDAFDVIDDIKAALEKRCPGTVSCADILAIAARDAVSLATKEVTKGGWSKDGNLYQVETGRRDGRVSSAKEAVKNLPDSMDGIRKLIRRFASKNLSVKDLAVLSGAHAIGKSHCPSIAKRLRNYTAHSDSDPTLDGAYAAKLRQQCRRRRDNTTELEMVPGSSTTFDTAYYGLVVKRRALFHSDEALLRNEETRALVYRYRDGAGSSEAAFLRDFGASMVNMGRVGVLTGDQGEIRKRCAFVN; the protein is encoded by the exons ATGGCAGCGCGACCGGTTCTTCCTCCTCCTGCTCTCCTCCTCGTGCttcccctgctgctgctgctggctgctTCGCCAGCTGCCCATGGCAACGGCTACGGCGACGCTGCTAGTAAGCTCAGGGTCGGGTTCTACAAGGACCCGTGCCCGGACGCCGAGGCGATCGTCCGCAGGATCGTCGCCAAGGCCGTCCACGAGGATCCCACGGCCAATGCGCCGCTGCTCAGGCTTcacttccacgactgcttcgtcagG GGCTGCGAGGGGTCTGTGCTCATCAACTCCACCAAGGGGAACACGGCGGAGAAGGACGCCAAGCCCAACCTCACGCTGGACGCCTTCGACGTCATCGACGACATCAAGGCGGCGCTGGAGAAACGATGCCCCGGCACCGTCTCCTGTGCCGACATCCTCGCCATCGCCGCCAGGGACGCCGTCTCCCTG GCCACCAAGGAGGTGACCAAGGGAGGGTGGAGCAAGGACGGCAACCTCTACCAGGTGGAGACCGGCAGGCGGGACGGCCGCGTCTCCAGCGCCAAGGAGGCCGTCAAGAACCTGCCGGACTCCATGGATGGCATCCGCAAGCTCATCAGGAGGTTCGCTTCCAAGAACCTCAGCGTCAAGGATCTCGCTGTTCTCTCAG GTGCCCACGCGATCGGGAAGTCGCACTGCCCGTCGATCGCCAAGCGTCTGCGCAACTACACGGCGCACAGCGACAGCGACCCGACGCTGGACGGCGCGTACGCCGCGAAGCTGAGGCAGCAGTGCCGGAGGCGCAGGGACAACACGACGGAGCTGGAGATGGTGCCGGGCAGCTCCACGACGTTCGACACGGCCTACTACGGCCTGGTCGTGAAGCGGAGGGCGCTCTTCCACTCCGACGAGGCGCTGCTCAGGAACGAGGAGACGCGGGCGCTCGTGTACCGCTACAGGGACGGCGCCGGGTCGTCGGAGGCGGCGTTCCTCAGGGACTTTGGGGCGTCCATGGTGAACATGGGCAGGGTCGGCGTGCTCACCGGCGACCAGGGGGAGATCAGGAAGAGATGTGCCTTTGTCAACTAG